One segment of Phragmites australis chromosome 13, lpPhrAust1.1, whole genome shotgun sequence DNA contains the following:
- the LOC133889397 gene encoding expansin-A10-like, whose protein sequence is MAPQLLLVLVFLPALAAGHQHPTSYGSSALSEWRSAKASYYAADPEDAIGGACGFGDLGKHGYGMATVGLSTALFERGAACGGCYEVKCVENLKYCLPGTSIVVTATNFCAPNYGLPADAGGHCNPPNHHFLLPIQAFEKIALWKAGIMPIQYRRVKCLREGGVRFSVNGRHFFFTVLISNVGGAGDVRSVKIKGTESGWLSMGRNWGQVWHINCDMRGQPLSFELSSSDGKTLTNFNVVPKEWEFGKTYTGKQFLL, encoded by the exons ATGGCTCCCCAGCTCCTCCTCGTACTCGTCTTCCTCCCGGCactcgccgccggccaccaGCACCCCACCTCCTACGGCTCCTCCGCGCTCTCCGAGTGGCGCTCCGCCAAGGCCTCCTACTACGCCGCCGACCCCGAAGACGCCATCG GTGGGGCGTGCGGGTTCGGGGATCTGGGGAAGCACGGGTACGGGATGGCGACGGTGGGGCTGAGCACGGCGCTGTTCGAGCGCGGCGCCGCGTGCGGCGGCTGCTACGAGGTGAAGTGCGTGGAGAACCTCAAGTACTGCCTCCCCGGCACCTCCATCGTCGTCACGGCCACCAACTTCTGCGCCCCCAACTACGGCCTCCCGGCCGACGCCGGCGGCCACTGCAACCCGCCCAACCACCATTTCCTCCTCCCCATCCAGGCATTCGAGAAGATTGCGCTCTGGAAGGCCGGCATCATGCCCATCCAGTACCGCCG TGTAAAGTGCCTTCGTGAAGGCGGTGTCAGGTTCTCTGTCAACGGTCGGCACTTCTTCTTCACAGTCCTAATCAGCAATGTTGGTGGCGCGGGCGATGTTAGATCGGTCAAGATCAAAGGAACAGAGTCCGGATGGCTCTCAATGGGCCGCAACTGGGGCCAGGTATGGCACATCAACTGTGACATGAGGGGGCAGCCCCTGTCATTTGAGCTGAGCTCAAGCGATGGCAAGACGCTGACCAATTTCAATGTCGTGCCCAAGGAGTGGGAATTTGGCAAAACTTACACCGGGAAGCAGTTTCTGCTGTAG
- the LOC133887639 gene encoding PH, RCC1 and FYVE domains-containing protein 1-like translates to MAGSFDGRTPTRGVEQAIVALKKGAHLLKCGKRGKPKFCAFRLSSDEKTLIWYSKGKEKHLSLNSVSTVVLGQKTINFLRQRWPEKESQSLSLIYKDRECSLDLICSDRDQAEYWYLGLRALISAPCSPCSSIGSRSSRHISSCSNTPHSYVQRKSRLPTAHGTPRHIQVHPSHRSPKKTQEIFFHGNAKCSEAYVCPRQRTFSDIDTYLEKLTHKMSNPERHGLKDIVVANKQKLQKITQTPKLKTFEGPRAACRLDSLKDVFLWGDVLGSMLDCDDISKALPRLVDSSNMLDVQSIACGENHVAIITKQGEVYSWANEGSGRIGRQVNISVSQPKIVESLASLHVKAVAYGSKHTCAVTVSGELLEWGEGVHIGLLNDCYARNQWFPHKLSSPMDGLSVAKIACGPWHTALITSSGLLYTYGDGTFGVLGHGDTQGTARPKEVESLKGSRVKCVACGPWHTAAIVEVISSSKSNTPSSSVFTWGDADRGKLGHADKKMKLVPTRIDSLVGYDFSQVSCGMALTVVLTVTGMVFTIGSSMHGQLGNPQADGKSICTVEGLLKTEFVRQISSGSSHVAVLTANGKVFTWGKGKEGQLGLGDYLNRSSPTLVEALEGRHVESIYCGYNYTAAICLHKAISRKDLSVCSGCKMAFGFTRKKHNCYHCGSMFCSSCSSNKVAKAALAPDKSRRYRVCDVCFGQLQEVMDSGKVKSGQKTSKGDMFKTEIIRAYTPKLSRIFKDANLPVEKMALVQGPCQRNKDPATPIQVKSRRWGQVECPVQFVSAQDSFRNQPISKNHMCGSSVSQKMHGPVVLKSGNPLQQPTDGQRKELNSTETLLIEEVKQLHSQISLLMEQCQQKSLQVQLYKQKLDETWLIVRDEAAKCKAAKDVIKVLTDQCNALSEELSVSLQLENSKVTPDWRRVPPVTAELLHYPSNKLTPGNSSQLSNIRNHQSSSQGDEEFTPSTNSDEPVDGSCGHQNGSRTFNSNGYMTEADAPAGPVTPNGVVEQIERGIYVTFAVSSSGRKDIRRVRFSRKHFGEKEAQHWWEENKSRVYAKYSTEQIQHQLAVTIKSVQE, encoded by the exons aTGGCTGGGAGCTTTGATGGGAGAACGCCAACTAGAGGCGTTGAGCAG GCCATTGTTGCTTTGAAGAAGGGCGCACATCTCCTGAAATGTGGCAAGAGAGGGAAGCCCAAATTCTGCGCTTTCAGGCTATCTTCT GATGAGAAAACATTAATATGGTACTCGAAAGGGAAGGAAAAACACCTGAGCTTAAACTCTGTGTCAACTGTGGTTCTTGGACAGAAGACT ATAAACTTTCTGCGTCAGCGTTGGCCAGAGAAGGAATCTCAATCCCTGTCACTTATATACAAAGACAGAGAGTGCTCACTTGACTTG ATCTGCAGCGACAGAGATCAAGCTGAATACTGGTATCTTGGTTTGAGGGCCTTAATATCAGCTCCTTGTAGTCCATGTTCATCGATTGGTTCAAGGAGCAGCAGACATATCAGCAGTTGCTCAAATACTCCCCACAGCTATGTTCAGCGGAAGAGTAGGCTACCTACTGCGCATGGCACACCAAGGCACATACAG GTACATCCTTCACATCGGAGTCCTAAGAAGACACAGGAAATCTTTTTTCATGGTAATGCCAAATGTTCAGAAGCATATGTTTGCCCAAGACAGCGAACATTCTCTGACATAGATACCTACCTGGAAAAGCTTACACACAAGATGTCAAATCCAGAAAGACATGGTTTGAAGGATATTGTGGTTGCTAACAAACAAAAGTTACAGAAAATTACTCAAACACCTAAACTGAAAACCTTTGAAGGACCCCGTGCAGCATGCAGATTAGATTCTTTGAAGGATGTTTTTTTATGGGGTGATGTTCTTGGAAGTATGTTAGATTGTGATGATATCTCAAAAGCCCTTCCAAGGTTAGTGGATTCATCCAATATGCTTGATGTACAAAGCATTGCTTGCGGGGAAAATCATGTGGCAATAATCACTAAGCAAGGGGAAGTCTACTCCTGGGCTAATGAGGGCAGTGGCAGAATAGGTCGTCAAGTAAATATCAGTGTCTCCCAACCCAAAATTGTCGAGTCTCTTGCCTCCTTACATGTGAAGGCTGTCGCATATGGATCAAAGCACACTTGTGCGGTAACGGTTTCTGGTGAACTTTTAGAATGGGGTGAAGGAGTTCATATTGGTTTGTTGAATGACTGCTACGCAAGGAACCAATGGTTTCCACATAAATTGTCCAGTCCAATGGATGGCTTATCTGTTGCGAAGATTGCTTGTGGTCCATGGCACACTGCTCTCATAACATCATCCGGTCTGCTATACACATATGGGGATGGAACATTTGGTGTTCTTGGTCATGGAGATACACAAGGAACTGCTCGGCCAAAAGAAGTAGAGTCTTTGAAAGGCTCAAGAGTAAAATGTGTGGCATGTGGGCCATGGCACACAGCTGCCATTGTGGAAGTAATCAGCAGTTCCAAGAGCAACACTCCAAGCAGCAGTGTGTTCACATGGGGTGATGCAGATCGAGGGAAGCTGGGTCATGCTGACAAAAAGATGAAGCTTGTACCGACACGCATTGATTCACTTGTTGGCTATGATTTTAGTCAGGTGTCCTGCGGGATGGCACTCACTGTTGTGCTTACTGTTACTGGTATGGTCTTTACTATTGGCAGTTCCATGCATGGGCAATTAGGGAATCCCCAAGCAGATGGTAAATCTATTTGTACTGTTGAAGGATTACTTAAGACCGAATTTGTCAGACAGATATCATCTGGTTCTTCCCACGTAGCCGTGCTGACTGCAAATGGGAAAGTGTTTACATGGGGTAAAGGCAAGGAAGGTCAACTTGGTTTAGGTGACTACCTTAATAGGAGCTCTCCAACTTTAGTTGAGGCATTGGAAGGTAGGCATGTGGAAAGCATATATTGTGGTTACAATTACACTGCCGCAATCTGTTTGCATAAGGCAATCTCAAGAAAGGACCTCTCTGTATGCAGCGGTTGCAAGATGGCTTTTGGTTTTACTAGAAAGAAGCACAACTGTTACCACTGTGGTTCCATGTTCTGCAGTTCCTGCAGTAGTAACAAGGTTGCCAAGGCAGCGCTTGCCCCAGACAAGAGTAGAAGGTATCGTGTATGTGACGTGTGTTTTGGTCAGCTACAGGAAGTTATGGATTCTGGTAAGGTAAAGTCGGGACAAAAGACCAGCAAAGGGGATATGTTTAAAACAGAAATTATAAGGGCATACACACCTAAGTTGTCGCGTATATTCAAGGATGCAAATTTACCTGTAGAAAAGATGGCTTTAGTACAAGGTCCCTGTCAGAGGAATAAGGACCCTGCCACTCCAATTCAAGTAAAATCTCGGAGATGGGGGCAAGTTGAGTGCCCTGTTCAATTTGTATCTGCACAAGACAGTTTTCGAAATCAACCTATATCAAAGAACCATATGTGTGGTAGCTCTGTTTCCCAGAAAATGCATGGCCCCGTAGTGCTGAAGTCTGGCAACCCTTTGCAACAGCCTACTGATGGTCAGAGGAAAGAATTGAACAGCACTGAAACCTTACTCATAGAAGAAGTAAAGCAGCTTCATTCACAG ATATCCCTTCTTATGGAGCAGTGCCAGCAAAAAAGTCTTCAGGTTCAACTGTACAAACAAAAACTTGATGAGACATGGCTAATTGTTAGGGATGAGGCTGCAAAGTGCAAAGCTGCCAAAGATGTCATAAAGGTTCTAACCGATCAG TGTAATGCCTTGTCAGAGGAACTTTCTGTTAGTCTGCAACTAGAGAACTCCAAGGTCACACCTGATTGGAGGCGAGTTCCACCAGTGACAGCGGAGTTGCTACATTATCCCAGCAATAAACTTACCCCAGGCAATTCCAGTCAACTCAGCAACATCCGAAACCACCAGAGTAGCAGCCAAGGAGATGAGGAATTTACGCCATCAACAAATTCTGACGAGCCAGTAGATGGATCATGCGGTCATCAGAATGGTTCAAGAACATTTAACAGTAATGGTTATATGACAGAAGCTGATGCACCTGCTGGTCCAGTCACGCCCAATGGTGTGGTTGAGCAAATCGAGCGTGGAATATATGTCACATTTGCTGTATCATCCAGCGGAAGGAAAGACATAAGACGCGTAAGATTCAG
- the LOC133887741 gene encoding histone H4 yields MSGRGKGGKGLGKGGAKRHRKVLRDNIQGITKPAIRRLARRGGVKRISGLIYEETRGVLKIFLENVIRDAVTYTEHARRKTVTAMDVVYALKRQGRTLYGFGG; encoded by the coding sequence ATGTCGGGGCGCGGCAAGGGCGGCAAGGGGCTGGGCAAGGGCGGCGCGAAGCGCCACCGTAAGGTGCTCCGTGACAACATCCAGGGGATCACCAAGCCGGCGATCCGGAGGCTGGCGAGGAGGGGCGGCGTCAAGCGCATCTCGGGGCTCATCTACGAGGAGACCCGCGGCGTCCTCAAGATCTTCCTCGAGAACGTCATCCGCGACGCCGTCACCTACACCGAGCACGCGCGCCGCAAGACGGTCACCGCCATGGACGTCGTCTACGCGCTCAAGCGCCAGGGCCGCACCCTCTACGGCTTCGGCGGCTAG
- the LOC133889809 gene encoding protein OXIDATIVE STRESS 3-like, translating into MEAFVLFERGKETREVISCEEQEEDIGCASESSATGATSSSDELELADDASSSGSRGHFEMASLMTQLPIKKGLSKFFDGKSQSFASLAAVGGLEDLPKPPPTKRLKTSRSCGVSLKDAHRGRLSVSCKKASRGRVSLSALGSMPRKLMWTRPPVTASSARPEVVAGQPLLFA; encoded by the exons ATGGAGGCCTTCGTTCTGTTCGAGCGCGGAAAGGAGACGAGGGAGGTGATCAGCtgcgaggagcaggaggaggacatCGGCTGCGCGTCCGAGTCGTCCGCGACGGGCGCCACGTCGTCGTCGGATGAGTTGGAGCTCGCCGACGACGCGAGCTCGTCGGGGTCCAGGGGCCACTTCGAGATGGCCTCCCTCATGACGCAGCTCCCGATCAA GAAGGGTCTGTCCAAGTTCTTCGACGGCAAGTCGCAGTCTTTCGCGTCGCTGGCGGCGGTGGGCGGCCTCGAGGACCTGCCGAAGCCGCCACCGACGAAGCGGCTCAAGACGTCGCGGAGCTGCGGCGTCAGCCTGAAGGACGCGCACCGCGGCCGCCTATCCGTGTCCTGCAAGAAGGCGTCCAGGGGGCGGGTGTCATTGTCGGCACTCGGCTCGATGCCGAGGAAACTGATGTGGACGCGGCCGCCGGTGACGGCGAGTTCGGCGAGGCCGGAGGTGGTGGCCGGGCAGCCCCTGTTATTTGCTTAG